From Candidatus Dormiibacterota bacterium, the proteins below share one genomic window:
- a CDS encoding BMC domain-containing protein produces MPVGALGLVETRGLVGAIEAADAMVKAANVRLIGREQIGGGLVTVMVRGDVGAVKAATDAGAVAAGKVGEVISVHVIPRPHEEVEVILGKDATAAAIASAKS; encoded by the coding sequence ATCCCCGTCGGCGCCCTGGGCCTGGTCGAGACCAGGGGCCTGGTGGGCGCCATCGAGGCCGCCGACGCCATGGTCAAGGCCGCCAACGTCCGCCTGATCGGACGCGAGCAGATCGGCGGCGGGCTGGTCACCGTCATGGTCCGCGGCGACGTCGGCGCGGTGAAGGCCGCCACCGACGCCGGCGCGGTCGCCGCCGGGAAGGTCGGCGAGGTGATCTCCGTGCACGTCATCCCCCGCCCCCACGAGGAGGTGGAGGTCATCCTCGGCAAGGACGCGACCGCCGCCGCCATCGCCTCCGCCAAGTCCTGA
- a CDS encoding EutN/CcmL family microcompartment protein has protein sequence MRLARVVGQVVATVKEPELNGFKLLLVHDLDYLEPANGATVQRMPYVAVDLAGAGEGEVVVVTTGSAARVGARTAGTPVDLAVVGIVDTVVVEGRPRFDKTRDMR, from the coding sequence GTGCGTCTCGCACGGGTCGTCGGCCAGGTGGTGGCGACGGTGAAGGAGCCCGAGCTCAACGGGTTCAAGCTCCTGCTCGTCCACGACCTCGACTACCTCGAGCCTGCCAACGGCGCGACCGTTCAGCGCATGCCCTACGTGGCCGTCGACCTCGCCGGTGCGGGGGAGGGCGAGGTGGTGGTGGTGACCACGGGCAGCGCCGCGCGGGTCGGCGCGCGCACCGCCGGTACCCCCGTGGACCTCGCCGTGGTGGGGATCGTTGACACCGTGGTCGTCGAGGGGCGGCCGAGATTCGACAAGACACGAGACATGAGGTGA